The window CTGCTAACGTAAAGCAATAAAGATTAAAGCTAATTGAATAAAACCAACAAACATTCTATCTAGCTTATCATAACGAGTGAAAATTCGTCTAAAATCTTTAAGTTTA is drawn from Spirochaetaceae bacterium and contains these coding sequences:
- a CDS encoding IS5/IS1182 family transposase, coding for KLKDFRRIFTRYDKLDRMFVGFIQLALIFIALR